In Rhinatrema bivittatum chromosome 11, aRhiBiv1.1, whole genome shotgun sequence, a single window of DNA contains:
- the LOC115100919 gene encoding THAP domain-containing protein 5-like isoform X2, producing MPKYCTAPYCLSSVGKRKQQKQPALHSKRCSFYKFPLHDKERLQQWLANMKQEQWMPSRHQHLCSEHFTPSCFEWKWGVRYLKPDAVPTIFPFLDTGLKRKNGARAKPGIHKKFIRESSIGQPLTGPQPETADTVLETNPPDSVALGINPCVPSAPIYVQAKPPWLNDLDATRISSSKVGGVSLVPVMQIVEPFQDSSLYLAAEPKYVTAVEPAGVLEDEPISDTVVEKRACLPTLLLHNTVVPALAEAVEQFPAALSFPGEPARCTASLIPTNLPVLAAVFEQDDVSEPGALIENVSVNPFVETDLAALASVQVSSTQMVAYFETVPTATMISSCHTASLTPCISPPETVLSSAITMPIVSTVPIVSSHAAVATALPSELLSIAAKETGMDSGKALLDHLEEQPEEHKYNSNNLTTEQLISVVISLQKKVKVLQQRHRRHCSKLETMEGIVEQLRKENLVSEEKLKLLEIIRVECP from the exons GTTTCCATTGCATGACAAAGAGCGGCTACAGCAGTGGCTTGCCAACATGAAGCAGGAGCAGTGGATGCCTTCCAGGCATCAGCATCTGTGCAGCGAGCACTTCACCCCTTCCTGCTTTGAGTGGAAGTGGGGTGTCCGCTACTTAAAGCCTGATGCGGTCCCGACAATATTTCCCTTCCTGGATACTGGGCTG aaaagaaaaaatggtgcAAGAGCAAAACCTGGCATTCACAAGAAGTTTATCCGAGAAAGCAGCATTGGCCAGCCATTAACAGGGCCCCAGCCAGAAACTGCAGACACTGTACTGGAGACCAATCCACCTGATTCTGTGGCATTAGGCATCAATCCATGTGTTCCTTCTGCACCGATTTATGTACAAGCAAAACCACCCTGGCTAAATGACTTAGATGCCACCAGGATTTCCTCTTCCAAAGTGGGGGGTGTAAGTTTGGTGCCTGTGATGCAGATTGTTGAACCCTTTCAAGACTCCTCACTGTACTTGGCTGCTGAGCCCAAATATGTGACTGCAGTAGAGCCTGCAGGAGTCTTAGAAGATGAGCCCATTTCTGACACAGTGGTGGAAAAGCGAGCCTGTCTTCCAACACTATTGCTTCACAATACAGTGGTTCCAGCTTTGGCAGAAGCAGTAGAGCAGTTTCCAGCAGCCTTATCCTTCCCTGGTGAGCCTGCTAGGTGCACAGCATCCTTGATTCCCACGAATCTCCCtgttctggcagctgtatttGAACAGGATGATGTTTCAGAGCCTGGGGCACTTATTGAAAATGTGTCAGTCAATCCTTTTGTAGAAACTGACTTGGCAGCACTCGCGTCTGTTCAGGTCTCATCAACTCAGATGGTGGCGTATTTTGAAACAGTACCAACAGCTACCATGATATCATCGTGCCATACCGCATCCTTGACTCCTTGCATTTCCCCACCGGAGACTGTCTTATCATCTGCTATTACGATGCCGATTGTCTCCACTGTACCCATTGTATCAAGTCATGCTGCTGTCGCCACTGCCCTACCATCTGAACTTCTGTCTATAGCAGCAAAAGAGACTGGCATGGATTCTGGCAAGGCTCTGCTGGATCATCTGGAAGAGCAGCCAGAGGAGCACAAGTACAACAGCAACAATCTGACCACTGAGCAACTGATCTCCGTAGTCATAAGCTTGCAGAAGAAAGTGAAAGTTCTGCAGCAGAGGCACCGCCGACACTGTTCCAAGCTGGAGAccatggaaggcattgtggagcAGCTAAGGAAGGAGAACTTGGTCTCAGAAGAGAAGCTGAAGCTCTTGGAGATA atcagagTGGAATGTCCTTGA
- the LOC115100919 gene encoding THAP domain-containing protein 5-like isoform X1, which yields MPKYCTAPYCLSSVGKRKQQKQPALHSKRCSFYKFPLHDKERLQQWLANMKQEQWMPSRHQHLCSEHFTPSCFEWKWGVRYLKPDAVPTIFPFLDTGLKRKNGARAKPGIHKKFIRESSIGQPLTGPQPETADTVLETNPPDSVALGINPCVPSAPIYVQAKPPWLNDLDATRISSSKVGGVSLVPVMQIVEPFQDSSLYLAAEPKYVTAVEPAGVLEDEPISDTVVEKRACLPTLLLHNTVVPALAEAVEQFPAALSFPGEPARCTASLIPTNLPVLAAVFEQDDVSEPGALIENVSVNPFVETDLAALASVQVSSTQMVAYFETVPTATMISSCHTASLTPCISPPETVLSSAITMPIVSTVPIVSSHAAVATALPSELLSIAAKETGMDSGKALLDHLEEQPEEHKYNSNNLTTEQLISVVISLQKKVKVLQQRHRRHCSKLETMEGIVEQLRKENLVSEEKLKLLEIAYLQSSAVVPDSGSTVAIICQEDTAALVYTVPEDSGESSETILHLEEQSSSHLEMHSMKI from the exons GTTTCCATTGCATGACAAAGAGCGGCTACAGCAGTGGCTTGCCAACATGAAGCAGGAGCAGTGGATGCCTTCCAGGCATCAGCATCTGTGCAGCGAGCACTTCACCCCTTCCTGCTTTGAGTGGAAGTGGGGTGTCCGCTACTTAAAGCCTGATGCGGTCCCGACAATATTTCCCTTCCTGGATACTGGGCTG aaaagaaaaaatggtgcAAGAGCAAAACCTGGCATTCACAAGAAGTTTATCCGAGAAAGCAGCATTGGCCAGCCATTAACAGGGCCCCAGCCAGAAACTGCAGACACTGTACTGGAGACCAATCCACCTGATTCTGTGGCATTAGGCATCAATCCATGTGTTCCTTCTGCACCGATTTATGTACAAGCAAAACCACCCTGGCTAAATGACTTAGATGCCACCAGGATTTCCTCTTCCAAAGTGGGGGGTGTAAGTTTGGTGCCTGTGATGCAGATTGTTGAACCCTTTCAAGACTCCTCACTGTACTTGGCTGCTGAGCCCAAATATGTGACTGCAGTAGAGCCTGCAGGAGTCTTAGAAGATGAGCCCATTTCTGACACAGTGGTGGAAAAGCGAGCCTGTCTTCCAACACTATTGCTTCACAATACAGTGGTTCCAGCTTTGGCAGAAGCAGTAGAGCAGTTTCCAGCAGCCTTATCCTTCCCTGGTGAGCCTGCTAGGTGCACAGCATCCTTGATTCCCACGAATCTCCCtgttctggcagctgtatttGAACAGGATGATGTTTCAGAGCCTGGGGCACTTATTGAAAATGTGTCAGTCAATCCTTTTGTAGAAACTGACTTGGCAGCACTCGCGTCTGTTCAGGTCTCATCAACTCAGATGGTGGCGTATTTTGAAACAGTACCAACAGCTACCATGATATCATCGTGCCATACCGCATCCTTGACTCCTTGCATTTCCCCACCGGAGACTGTCTTATCATCTGCTATTACGATGCCGATTGTCTCCACTGTACCCATTGTATCAAGTCATGCTGCTGTCGCCACTGCCCTACCATCTGAACTTCTGTCTATAGCAGCAAAAGAGACTGGCATGGATTCTGGCAAGGCTCTGCTGGATCATCTGGAAGAGCAGCCAGAGGAGCACAAGTACAACAGCAACAATCTGACCACTGAGCAACTGATCTCCGTAGTCATAAGCTTGCAGAAGAAAGTGAAAGTTCTGCAGCAGAGGCACCGCCGACACTGTTCCAAGCTGGAGAccatggaaggcattgtggagcAGCTAAGGAAGGAGAACTTGGTCTCAGAAGAGAAGCTGAAGCTCTTGGAGATA GCCTATCTGCAGTCTAGTGCGGTGGTACCAGACAGTGGCAGCACGGTGGCCATCATTTGCCAGGAAGATACCGCAGCGTTGGTCTATACTGTCCCAGAAGACTCGGGGGAGAGCAGTGAAACCATTCTTCACTTGGAAGAGCAGTCCTCCAGCCACCTGGAAATGCACTCAATGAAAATTTAG